Proteins encoded in a region of the Lathamus discolor isolate bLatDis1 chromosome Z, bLatDis1.hap1, whole genome shotgun sequence genome:
- the LOC136005658 gene encoding metallothionein-2 has product MDPQDCTCAAGDSCSCAGSCKCKNCRCSSCRKSCCACCPASCSNCAKGCVCKEPASSKCSCCH; this is encoded by the exons ATGGATCCCCAGGACTGCACGTGTGCCGCCG GTGACTCCTGCTCCTGCGCCGGGTCCTGCAAGTGCAAGAACTGCCGCTGCAGCAGCTGCCGCAAGA gctgctgtgcctgctgccctgcaagctgcagcaaCTGCGCCAAGGGCTGCGTGTGTAAGGAACCAGCCAGCAGCAAGTGCAGCTGCTGCCACTGA